The genomic segment GCGGATCTGATCGTCGTTGACGGTCACGCCGCGCCCGCTCATATCGGGCACGTCGGGGCCCAGGATCTGCTGCGAGTGCTGGCGCAGCCCCGTGAGGATGGGCCCGGGGCAGACGCAGTTGACGGTGATGCCGCGCGAGGAGTAGGTGACCGCCATCTGGCGCGTGAGGCCGACCACACCATGCTTCGCGGCGATGTAGGCCGCCCCGCCCCCGGTGCCGTTGAGCCCGGCCACCGAGGCCATGTTGACGATGCGGCCGCGGCCCCGGGGGAGCATCTCCGCAATCGCGCGCTTGCAGCCGAGGAAAACGCCCGTGAGGTCGATGTCGATGACCCGGCGCCACACCGCCTCGCTCATCTCGTCCACGTTGAAATAGCCGTCCAGAATCCCAGCATTGTTGACGATGATCTCGAGCGGCCCCAGCTCCTTCACCGCGGTGGTCACCAAGCGGTCCACGTCCTCGGCCCGGCTCGTGTCGGCCCGGACGGCGATGCCCCGCCCCGAGGCCTTGGCGATGAGCGCCGCCGTCTCCTTCGCCGTCGCCTCGTCGAGATCCGCCGCCGCCACCCGCGCGCCCAACGCGGCGAGGGCGAGCGCGATGCCCCGCCCAAGGCCCGAGCCGGCCCCGGTCAC from the Candidatus Methylomirabilota bacterium genome contains:
- a CDS encoding SDR family NAD(P)-dependent oxidoreductase encodes the protein MTLKDRTAVVTGAGSGLGRGIALALAALGARVAAADLDEATAKETAALIAKASGRGIAVRADTSRAEDVDRLVTTAVKELGPLEIIVNNAGILDGYFNVDEMSEAVWRRVIDIDLTGVFLGCKRAIAEMLPRGRGRIVNMASVAGLNGTGGGAAYIAAKHGVVGLTRQMAVTYSSRGITVNCVCPGPILTGLRQHSQQILGPDVPDMSGRGVTVNDDQIRGLVPVGRRGTVEDIASAVCYLASDEAGYITGHAMVVDGGWRAK